CGTCTCGACTGAAGGGTGCCGGAGCCTGGGATACTTGGTGACGGTCACGGCCGGCGGGGCTCCTGTGTCCATGTCGCTCCACGCGAATTCGGGGCACATCTGGACAACCTCTGGCCCCCTCTCTGGCGGCACAGCACCGTACAGGGCGGTGGCCGCCCGGGCTTCGTCCCGGCTCAGCCAGAGTCGACTCCCACCTTGTCCCCATGCCCACGCCGATCCCCCAGCCCGGCGGGCCCGCTTCCGGAGGTTCCATCATGCCCACGCGCCCCCTGTTCCTGTCTGCCCTCACCCTCAGTCTCCTGTCGCCCCCTGCAGGCGCCCAGGCCAGCGCCGTCAAGATCGGGGTGATCATGCCCTTCTCCGGCGTCTACGCCTCCATCGGTGAGGAGGGCTGGCGCGGGCTGACGCTGTACCTGGACTCCATCGGCAACAAGGTCGCGGGCCGGGCCCTGACGCTCGTCCGTGAGGACGAGGAGGCCGACCCGGCGGTGGCGCTGCGCAAGGCCAGCAAACTGATCAGCGCCGACCGGGTCGACCTGCTGGCCGGCGTGGTGCTCACGCCCAGCGCCTACGCCCTGGCGCCGGTGGTGGAAAAGGCCCAGGTGCCGCTGGTGGTCTTCAACGCGCTGGGCAACGGCCTGACCCGCGAGCGCGGCAACCCCTACGTGTTCCGGGCCTCAGGCACCGGCTGGCAGTTCAGCCACCCCTTCGGCCGGTACGTGGCCGGCAAGGTCAGCAAGAACACCTTCCTGCTGGGAGCGGACTACTCCTTCGGCCGGGACTCGGTGGCCGACTTCAAGGCCTCGTACACCGCGGCCGGGGGCAAGGTGGCGGGTGAGGTCTACACCCCGCTGGGCAGCGCCGATTTCAGCCCGTACCTGGCGCGCATCGCCGCCGCGAAGCCGGACGCGCTGTACGCCTTCCTGAGCGGCAGCGACGCCGTGCTGTTCATGAAGCAGTTCGTGCAGTTCGGCCTGAACAAGACCGTCAAGCTCGCCGTCTCGGGCGAGATGGTCGACGAGAAGCTGCTGGACTCGGTGGACCGGGGCGTCGCCGGGGCGCTCAGCGTGGGGCCCTGGGTGCAGGATCTGGACAACGCCCAGAACCGGCTGTTCGTGGGCGCCTACCGCAAGAAGTATGGGGACGCGCCCGGCGTTTTCGCCCTGCGCGGCTGGGACACCGCCCACGTGATCGTGGGGGCGCTGAAGAAGACCGGCGGCAACGTGAGCGACAAGGCCGCCCTGCTGGCCGCCCTGCGGGGCGTGACCTTCCCGTCGCCGCACGGCAACTTCCGCTTCGACCCGGCGACGCAGAACGTGGTGCACAACATCTACGTGCGCCAGGTGGTCGTGGGCGCCGGTGGGCTGACCAACAAGACCGTGACGTTCCTGGGCTCCTACGCCGATCCGGGCAAGTGAGCCGGTCGTCCGGTCTTCGCCGGAGAGGGCCACGGCCTTCGTCGCCCGGCGCCCCTGCCCGCTCCCGCCCCGCCCACCGCTGACATGCAACTCGCTCTCTTCGCGCTGCTGAACAGCCTGGCCTTCGGAATGCTGCTGTTCCTGCTCTCGGCCGGCTTCTCGCTGATCTTCGGGGTGGCCCGGGTCGCCAACCTCGCGCACGGGGCCTTCTACGTGCTGGGCGCCTACCTCGGCTTCTCCGTGACGCAGGCGGCGGGGCCCTTCTGGCTGGGGGTGCTGGTCGCCACCCTGGCCGGGGCGGCGCTGGGCGTGCTGGCCGAGCGGCTGCTGCTCTCGCGGCTGCGCGGCCAGGAACTGCCCCAGGTGCTGGCGACCCTGGGGCTGAGCTTCGTGCTCGCCGACCTGATCCGGGCGGTCTGGGGCGCCGACATCCGCTCGGTGTCGCCGCCCGCTCCCTTCGACGGGCCGCTCACGCTGGGCGGCCTGCTCTTCCCCAGCTACCCCTTCGTGGTGACCGGCCTGGGGGTGTCGGTGTTCCTGGTCATGCGCCTGGTGCTGCGCCGCACGCTGGCGGGCGCGCAGATCCGCGCGGTCACGGC
The sequence above is drawn from the Deinococcus koreensis genome and encodes:
- a CDS encoding ABC transporter substrate-binding protein; amino-acid sequence: MPTRPLFLSALTLSLLSPPAGAQASAVKIGVIMPFSGVYASIGEEGWRGLTLYLDSIGNKVAGRALTLVREDEEADPAVALRKASKLISADRVDLLAGVVLTPSAYALAPVVEKAQVPLVVFNALGNGLTRERGNPYVFRASGTGWQFSHPFGRYVAGKVSKNTFLLGADYSFGRDSVADFKASYTAAGGKVAGEVYTPLGSADFSPYLARIAAAKPDALYAFLSGSDAVLFMKQFVQFGLNKTVKLAVSGEMVDEKLLDSVDRGVAGALSVGPWVQDLDNAQNRLFVGAYRKKYGDAPGVFALRGWDTAHVIVGALKKTGGNVSDKAALLAALRGVTFPSPHGNFRFDPATQNVVHNIYVRQVVVGAGGLTNKTVTFLGSYADPGK
- a CDS encoding branched-chain amino acid ABC transporter permease, which translates into the protein MQLALFALLNSLAFGMLLFLLSAGFSLIFGVARVANLAHGAFYVLGAYLGFSVTQAAGPFWLGVLVATLAGAALGVLAERLLLSRLRGQELPQVLATLGLSFVLADLIRAVWGADIRSVSPPAPFDGPLTLGGLLFPSYPFVVTGLGVSVFLVMRLVLRRTLAGAQIRAVTADPVMAGTLGLSVPKISALTFAAGIGLAAFGGAVGSPQLALSPTLDARMTLFALIVVVIGGLGSLEGAFIAALLVGLVSGFGAVYAPALAEVIPFALMILVIALRPQGLLGRRVGSA